A single Tachypleus tridentatus isolate NWPU-2018 chromosome 9, ASM421037v1, whole genome shotgun sequence DNA region contains:
- the LOC143227347 gene encoding uncharacterized protein LOC143227347: MDAPSRPSISRIIAKFDEHGTLHHMRKGRSDQKRSSTSPTREQEVIDNVLNSPRKSMRQLSRETGIPKSSVYRILKRSHFKCFIPSLVHALNEDDPDRRVEFCEWYLARCAGDDEFPLKIVWSDEATFKLNGSINRHNCTYWATENPHVTEEHHLNLPGVTVWCGLSTRGLIGPFFFQDTVTGLNYLNMLQEFAMPRIQEQFWRRRVFLPAGWRSSHHDVRAYLDARQMDWTKRKCRISC, translated from the coding sequence ATGGATGCGCCATCTCGCCCCAGCATTTCACGCATCATCGCCAAGTTTGATGAACACGGAACTCTCCACCATATGAGAAAGGGTCGCTCCGATCAAAAAAGATCATCAACAAGCCCAACAAGAGAGCAAGAGGTCATTGATAATGTTCTGAATTCTCCAAGAAAATCAATGCGCCAACTGTCTCGTGAAACAGGTATCCCTAAATCCAGCGTTTATCGCATTTTGAAGCGTTCCCACTTCAAATGTTTCATCCCATCGCTTGTTCACGCTCTGAATGAAGATGACCCTGATCGAAGGGTTGAGTTCTGTGAATGGTATCTTGCTAGATGTGCAGGCGATGATGAATTTCcactcaaaattgtttggagtGACGAAGCAACGTTTAAGCTGAATGGCTCAATAAATCGACACAACTGCACCTACTGGGCAACAGAAAATCCACATGTTACAGAGGAACATCACTTGAATTTGCCTGGAGTGACTGTGTGGTGTGGTCTGTCCACTAGGGGACTCATCGGACCATTCTTTTTCCAAGACACCGTAACAGGATTGAATTATCTCAACATGCTACAAGAATTTGCCATGCCACGTATCCAAGAACAATTTTGGAGAAGAAGAGTGTTTCTTCCAGCAGGATGGCGCTCCTCCCATCACGACGTGAGAGCTTATCTGGATGCCAGACAGATGGATTGGACGAAGAGGAAGTGTAGAATTTCCTGCTAG